The following proteins are co-located in the Pochonia chlamydosporia 170 chromosome 6, whole genome shotgun sequence genome:
- a CDS encoding berberine and berberine like domain-containing protein: protein MVENGDRRGGNILGLGGKIQNGPTLMWPLSLTVDTEENQRVILPIARQLVGAINRKLRQQEGFVEWYCLNYSWGDINPFQYFGSNNLGLMERVCAKYDPDGMFQILRQTGFSLGHG from the coding sequence ATGGTAGAAAATGGTGACCGCCGTGGAGGCAACATCCTCGGCTTGGGTGGGAAGATTCAGAACGGCCCAACGTTAATGTGGCCTCTCTCTTTGACTGTCGACACCGAGGAGAACCAGAGGGTTATCCTCCCCATAGCACGGCAGCTAGTTGGAGCTATCAATCGGAAACTCAGGCAGCAAGAAGGCTTTGTCGAGTGGTACTGTCTTAATTATTCTTGGGGTGATATCAATCCTTTCCAGTACTTTGGATCTAATAACCTCGGTTTGATGGAGCGGGTGTGTGCCAAGTACGATCCAGATGGCATGTTTCAAATATTACGACAGACTGGATTTTCACTTGGTCATGGATGA
- a CDS encoding glycylpeptide N-tetradecanoyltransferase (similar to Aspergillus terreus NIH2624 XP_001214575.1) gives MPTEESKPVEPIVDKGKQVDQGESESEDDEPATTTADTSTTSGKKKKSKRKKAKQLLTGKSDEQQQADDVKKAIGGLTPQQMKELVALNPGLMQEIAAASGSANPSPDQVANLLKDMKLSDIMTGLAASGKNAKDMGAYKFWQTQPVPKFGEDGGKMEEGPLRIQKVEEVDKEPQPLVAGFEWVTMDLMDDDEIKEVYELLNGHYVEDDEAMFRFNYIPEVLRWAMMAPGWQRKYHIGVRATQSRKLVAFISAIPVNIRVRDKTFTSSEVNFLCVHKKLRGKRLAPVLIKEVTRISNLDGVWQGLYTAGIVLPRPVSTCRYYHRSLNWKKLHACGFSPLPAGSKPEYQIRKYALPENTATKGLREMREKDVDAVVDLLTRYLARYDMAPEFTAEEARHWFLPKKDVKQVIWSYVVEDNGKITDFFSFFCVESSIIKSNDVLRVAYLFYYATEAGLSQPFDKPALKTRLNALINDALILAKRAKLDVFNALSLMDNGLFLEQQKFGGGDGQLHYYLFNYRANPISGGVNAKNQLDEEHLSGIGLVMP, from the exons ATGCCGACCGAGGAGTCCAAGCCGGTCGAGCCCATCGTCGACAAGGGCAAACAGGTCGACCAAGGCGAATCCGAGTCCGAAGACGACGAGCCCGCCACGACCACCGCCgacacctcaaccaccagcggcaagaagaagaagtcgaagcgcaagaaggccaagcaGCTCCTGACCGGCAAATCCGACGAGCAACAGCaggcagatgatgtgaaAAAGGCCATAGGGGGTTTAACGCCCCAGCAGATGAAGGAGCTTGTGGCTCTCAATCCAGGCCTCATGCAGGAAATTGCTGCCGCGTCTGGCAGCGCGAACCCGTCTCCCGACCAAGTCGCCAACCTGCTGAAAGACATGAAGCTTTCAGACATCATGACCGGATTGGCGGCCAGCGGCAAGAACGCCAAGGATATGGGTGCGTACAAGTTCTGGCAGACGCAGCCGGTGCCCAAGTTTGGCGAAGACGGCGGCAAGATGGAGGAAGGGCCGCTGCGGATCCAGAAAGTTGAGGAGGTGGACAAGGAGCCGCAACCGCTGGTGGCTGGGTTCGAGTGGGTGACGATGGACTtgatggacgatgatgagattAAGGAGGTGTACGAGCTGCTGAACGGGCACTatgtggaggatgatgaggccaTGTTTCGCTTCAACTACATTCCCGAAGTGCTGCGGTG ggccatgatggcaccAGGCTGGCAGCGCAAATACCACATCGGCGTACGAGCAACGCAATCCCGCAAACTGGtcgccttcatctccgcCATCCCCGTCAACATCCGCGTGCGCGACAAGACCTTCACCTCATCAGAAGTCAATTTCCTCTGTGTACATAAGAAACTCCGTGGAAAGCGCCTCGCCCCCGTCCTAATCAAGGAAGTCACCCGTATCAGCAACCTGGACGGCGTCTGGCAGGGACTCTACACGGCTGGTATCGTGCTCCCCCGGCCGGTGAGCACGTGTCGCTACTACCACCGCTCGCTGAACTGGAAAAAGCTGCACGCCTGTGGATTCAGTCCCTTGCCCGCGGGGAGCAAGCCGGAGTACCAGATTCGAAAGTATGCGCTGCCGGAAAACACCGCCACCAAGGGTCTGCGCGAGATGCGAGAAAAGGATGTGGATGCCGTGGTGGACTTGCTGACGAGATACTTGGCGCGGTACGACATGGCTCCTGAGTTTACGGCAGAAGAGGCCCGCCACTGGTTCTTGCCTAAGAAGGACGTGAAGCAGGTGATTTGGTCATACGTCGTTGAG GATAATGGCAAAATCACcgacttcttctcctttttctGTGTAgaatcatccatcatcaagagCAACGATGTCCTGCGTGTCGCCTACCTGTTTTACTACGCCACCGAAGCCGGCCTCAGCCAGCCGTTCGACAAGCCCGCGCTCAAGACTCGCCTCAACGCACTCATCAACGATGCGCTCATTCTCGCCAAGAGGGCCAAGCTGGATGTCTTCAACGCCCTGTCCCTCATGGACAACGGCCTGTTCCTGGAGCAGCAGAAGTTTGGGGGCGGCGACGGACAGCTGCATTACTACCTGTTTAATTATAGGGCGAACCCGATCAGCGGGGGTGTGAATGCCAAGAATCAGTTGGATGAGGAGCATTTGAGTGGCATTGGCTTGGTGATGCCTTAG
- a CDS encoding glycylpeptide N-tetradecanoyltransferase (similar to Metarhizium robertsii ARSEF 23 XP_007825152.2): MSEPNAFPSVEETTNHPSYKNTVWKLQPHSSGHLPIANNRGGPFNLYWEVHGSGPTKLVFIMGLAGTLTSWQIQTHHFGHIQGDKYSVLVFDNRGIGRSDKPLARYTTSEMARDTIELVDHVGWTHDRQLNIMGISLGGMIAQEIACLIPQRIQSLSLLCTTSSIESGKTLTESLIDRIKMFRPKSESQAIQDTALQLFNTDFLLAKDGFIVPSKDTPMCEPADTEDGAYPHFDSNFQRFQAQELHKRRGPGYFTKKGFFCQLAAAAGHSKSAERLGRMADEVGRERILVLHGTRDEMIVVRNGEKLIRAVEPGVGMVVEGLGHAPIFERSVWFNGLMDERFGVWSKL, encoded by the exons ATGTCAGAACC AAACGCCTTTCCCTCCGTCGAagaaaccaccaaccacccTTCCTACAAAAACACAGTATGGAAGCTTCAACCACACTCATCCGGCCACCTCCCCATCGCAAACAACCGCGGCGGCCCCTTCAACCTATACTGGGAAGTCCACGGCTCCGGCCCAACCAAACTAGTC TTCATAATGGGCCTCGCCGGCACCCTCACGTCGTGGCAGATACAAACCCACCACTTCGGCCACATCCAGGGGGATAAATACTCCGTCCTTGTCTTCGACAACCGCGGCATAGGGCGCTCTGACAAACCCCTCGCCAGGTACACGACCTCCGAGATGGCGCGCGACACCATCGAACTCGTCGACCACGTGGGCTGGACACACGACCGCCAACTCAACATCATGGGCATATCGCTCGGCGGGATGATCGCCCAGGAAATAGCGTGCCTCATCCCCCAGCGCATACAGTCCCTCTCCCTGCTGTGCACGACGTCCTCCATCGAAAGCGGCAAGACGCTCACTGAGTCCCTGATCGACCGCATCAAGATGTTCCGTCCCAAGTCCGAAAGCCAAGCCATTCAAGATACAGCGCTGCAACTTTTCAACACAGACTTCCTCCTCGCAAAGGATGGGTTTATAGTGCCGTCAAAAGATACGCCCATGTGCGAGCCGGCTGATACGGAGGACGGTGCGTATCCCCATTTTGACAGTAACTTTCAGAGGTTTCAGGCGCAGGAGCTGCATAAGCGGAGGGGGCCGGGGTATTTCACGAAGAAGGGCTTCTTTTGTCAGctggctgcggcggcggggCATAGTAAGTCGGCGGAGCGGCTGGGCAGGATGGCGGACGAGGTCGGCAGGGAGAGGATACTGGTGCTGCATGGGACGAGGGATGAGATGATTGTGGTGAGGAATGGGGAGAAGTTGATTAGGGCGGTTGAGCCGGGTGtggggatggtggtggaggggTTGGGACATGCGCCTATTTTCGAGAGGAGCGTCTGGTTTAATgggttgatggatgagaGGTTTGGGGTGTGGTCGAAGTTGTGA
- a CDS encoding ribophorin II (similar to Metarhizium robertsii ARSEF 23 XP_007825153.1), with protein sequence MRFSAASTLLALAGAAHAASWTFSDASVSVGSKASEKTVEKFSDADRAKKTITFGYQDTLKVALTTKEGSKAKRPHQAFLVIKEASGLEAPFPLTLKESGKGIVQISHKDLPAQLLTTQSPLEASLILGSTGSTKGSVTPVFDIVVKLDPGHPTPSPAAPLRYGKLAEIHHIFRSDPKNPPKIVSLVFSLAVLATVPALFIGWIILGGNFSHASKAMGNAPLSHALFFGSIIAMEGVFFLYYSAWNLFQTLPVMGVVAAVAFLSGTKALGEVQSRRVAGERS encoded by the exons TCTGTCTCCGTGGGGTCCAAAGCCTCCGAGAAGACGGTTGAGAA ATTCTCCGATGCGGACCGCGCCAAAAAGACCATCACGTTCGGATACCAGGACACTCTCAAGGTTGCGTTGACCACCAAGGAGGGGTCCAAGGCCAAGAGACCGCACCAGGCTTTCCTGGTCATCAAGGAAGCTTCAGGGCTGGAGGCGCCATTCCCTCTGACTCTGAAGGAGTCCGGCAAGGGAATCGTCCAGATT AGCCACAAGGACCTCCCCGCGCAGCTGCTCACGACGCAATCCCCCCTCGAAGCAAGCCTCATCCTTGGCTCGACCGGCTCGACCAAGGGCTCTGTGACGCCCGTATTCGACATCGTCGTCAAGCTGGACCCGGGCCATCCCACGCCTAGTCCCGCTGCTCCCCTGCGGTACGGCAAGCTCGCCGAGATTCACCACATCTTCCGCTCGGATCCTAAGAACCCGCCCAAGATTGTGTCGCTGGTTTTTTCACTAGCTGTTCTGGCTACCGTGCCTGCTCTTTTCATCGGA TGGATCATCCTCGGCGGCAACTTTAGCCATGCTTCGAAAGCGATGGGTAATGCGCCACTCTCGCATGCCCTCTTCTTCGGGTCTATTATTGCCATGGAGggcgtcttcttcctgtACTACAGTGCGTGGAACTTGTTCCAGACGTTGCCGGTGATGGgggttgttgctgctgttgcgttTCTGAGCGGCACGAAGGCTCTGGGGGAGGTGCAGAGCCGAAGAGTGGCTGGGGAGAG ATCCTAG